A stretch of DNA from Ranitomeya variabilis isolate aRanVar5 chromosome 1, aRanVar5.hap1, whole genome shotgun sequence:
TTTATAGATGCTAATAGGAACATAATTAATGAAGAACATTACGCTTATTTCTgtgaatgttgatgattatggcttacaggcaatgaaaacccaaaagtcattatctcagtaaattagaatactttataacaccagcttgaaaaaattattttaaaatccgaaatgttggcctactgaaatgaataTTTAGTAAATGCACTAAGTGCTTGGTCGGGGTTCCTATtgcttcaattactgcatcaatgcggtgtggcatggaggcaatcagcctgtgacactgctgaggtgttatggaagcccaggttgctttcgtAGAgcgttcagcttgtctgcattgttgggtctggtgtctatcATCTTCATctttacaatactccatagattctccataGGGTTAAGGTCAGCGGATCTCCCTACCCGAGCGagacagctacatagaaatacagagAGCAGTCACATTTGGGttgggagagctgccggccagacTGTGAATCGCGTTACAatttatacagccgtctgactgtGCCATAATACAGTGTTTTAAGCCAAAATACTGGCAGAAATGCAATGATAAAGTGGGCCCGGTTTTTTTTTCGTGTCAGGTGACCAGAGGTGCACACGGAGCTGAGATCAGCGCAATGGTGCTAATCTGCAATGTAAGTATAGtttcattttgtttttttatttgatgAAGAATTCTGGAGCCAATAATAAGGGGCTTCCAATTGGCAGCTGTTTGCAGGGGTCCCACCTTTTGAAGCTGTGGGGATCGTTCTCAGCCCGCCCTAACATTTTTACTTTCCATATAATTTCTGATGACGCCAAATGCCTACAAACACAAAAATGTGAAGCTCATTACCGATACAGGAACTATCTATAGttataatattataattattacgTCTCTGCTGAGACATAGCAGATGGTGATGTGGCTGACTTCATCCGTGTTATCACATGATGCGCATCGATAGAAACCTTCCACTGAGCACAGGACAGAAAACAAAAACAAGAAATCAATTACAGTACCTATCACCACCCATAACCCGAATGCTACAAAGTACCATTACATAACATGAATAACCAGACAGTAACATCATCACCTCTAACATGACAGCGCTGAAGGCTTTGTGCACTTCATTGCCTATTACAGCCTGCAATTCACTTCCTGCCACAAGCCACAGTGCCGCCGCACCATACTGACAAGTCAGACATAATACATTACCCATACTGAGGGACAAAAGCTGCTGAATCAGCTGCCATCAGCACACGGCCACATCGCCCTCACTTGTTGTAAGAACAGCTTGCAATGATCTCACAGATTGGTAAAGTAAAATGGAAAACAAGAACACTGAAAGCACAATATTAATAGGGAGTATAGATATGTATATCACATTTTACAAATTAACGGTATAGGAAAGAGCTGCAAACTGCACTTCCATTAACTTGTGTTACATATCATTTTTTTGTACTTGTTTCCTATGATGGGTTGATCCATGTAGTTTATGGTAATGTCAAGCATATACATCCACGGCCAAAAGCGGAGAATGCACTTAGCCTAAAATACTGTGATGAATAGTTACACTTCAGAAGCAAGTATCCTGAAGATTTTTGTCACGGGGATATCGCGACAGAGAGCGACCAAAACATGGCGGTATCTGGTTTCATGCACTCCTGCACTGCTTAGAAGTACTTCAtcatcttattaaacagtgcagtttTTTCCTTGCAGGCAGTacaagggttaatctgctcagttgaagctcctggagctttcctacctGGATTGTCTCACCTGTTTAGAGTTGGCCACCCCCTCTGCAATATGTGCTCACCTCTGGCACTTAGGGATTGCCAGtattagttcttactgcctggttctggagttggagatGTAGTTTGTGGTTGGAGTTGGCATTTGGAGATTGTTCAGGAAATTGTTACTTGGAGTTTTTTGTTTGTGTGTACATCCTCATCCTCTTGTATTTGGTTTCTCCTTCATTTAACTCCCCTGTGTCCCACTCAGgttggtgagtgtattttgtatgattgttattttcatttatccctgtccgtCTTCaattgtttgtctggttagtgttatcctatacacttcagcttccCACTACCCTGTGGGGGGAGGGGACGGATCAGGGTAGATATCCGAGCATAGCAAGGCATGAGAACTGAGCGTTTCCACCTTAAAGAGTAATCCAGGGGACAGGGACAGACCAGAGTACTccctagttctagggacctggttagAGCCCAAAGTTCCAACACCTTCATGACAATTTTAATGTTGTAGAGTAAACTCAAAATGTCATATTGAAATTAGTTATCAGAGCAAATTGTGGAAAAATGTGTTGCCAAACTTTCTGTAGTTAAAAATACATTACTCTTAGGCCTCACTCATACAGCAGTGAATCATGAATGCGCTCTATCAGTGTGTTTTTCACAGACAGAACATGTACGCATTATAGCCTATTGGGCTTTTCACATTTCTGTGGTGCTTTGTGGAAGGTGCCCCTGCAAACAAATCAAGATGGCATGTCAGTTGTACTCCAACTCTTGGAGCAAAATTTcctgtacaagtctatgggtccatgaaattcACGGAGAAGAAATGGATGCCATTTGTGTGCAACTTGTATGAAGTCCATTATTAAGAATTTAGCAAGTAAGATAAACTGCAGTTTTTTTCATCAGTGAAAAATCACTAAACACTAatgataaaaactgacacactgaccaaacactggtgAAAACTGGATGCAAACCACTGATGAATTACAGTCTGTGTTTTTAAAAGGCCTTAATGGGATTGCAGGCAAGTGTATGGGTTACTGCAAGCCCCATTCAGAGAAATAGTACAAATGCAAAAATGTCAGCAACAAACTAGCCTAATCATTTTCTGCACAATATGAAGTTACTTTTTAAGCATTGTAGACCTTCTAAATGCCGTGTATCATAAGGGATCGGTCTCTGTGATGATGCAGTCCTATCAGAGGACAGCGTATAGTGACAGAGAACCATATTCCAGCAGTGTTATCACTTGGTTCAATTTTTAATGTGGCATATCTTACGCCAGAACACCTTTTATTAAGGCTGGTGTTCAAAAAACAGTCATCACTAATCGGAGCTGAAGACTTTTGGAAGACAATAGACCCTTTTGGTCATATGCTGCATATCATATACATGTATATAAACTATACTGATAtctagtaaaaattaaaaaaaactatttgaGACCAAACTCCACGAATACTTTAAGATACATAGTGATCTTCACTTTTTAGAATTATTGTGATCAGTTAAGCACCACTTCAATCAAAATGGACATCATCAAGAATATTCACTGTTCCACCGTTTCATGGTCATCATAAATTATGTAACTCCAAAGGTTCTTTTACAGACTGACACTAAGTGGCGCCTTTCCTAGCAATAACCCTCCCTTGGGCTATGCCTAACACAACTTTAGTGACAGAAAAGCCACCATACAATaagtttttttttccagaaatgtcTGCAGTATGTGTATGGATGTCTACAAGCCTGCACCACAGTATGCCTCTGATCTAGTTCTAGCAGAGAATAAGAGCAAAACGGCTCTCCACAGTCATCTATAATATTTAATGTTACAACTCTAGTTACATATATCACAGTAGCCACTGGAAATAACATACGGTGAGATCTGATTATAAGCTATGGAGACGAGCCACTGCAGATGTGTGCAATGGAAGCCACGCAATGTGACCACAATGAAAGCATATCAGACAGCAATGAAATGCAACCTTAACCCTACAGGCGGTGTTGGGGAGACCACAACTCCCAGAAAGCACTGAATCTAAAGCAGCCTAagaatgttgggagttgtagttttcagACAGTTGGAGAGGCACTGGTTGCAGGTCTCTGTTTTACAAAAGCAGACATATGAGGGCGTGAAGTCATAACTTCTCCATATGTCACCAGGACAGCTCCAGACTTCTGTTTAATGCCAGCTCTACACCGGGACACCCAAACCTACATGATGGAAACTGCTGACTAatgatggacacactggtggtCTCACTTCTACAAAATGTCTCTATTGCCAGTGTGAGAAGATAACAGAATTTACAATGTGCCGATGTAGCAGGTGATCCCAAGAATTACAATGTGCTGGTGTAGGGGGAGATGACAGAAATTACAATGCATTGTAGAGGTCGCTGCCAGGAAGAACAATGTGCCGGTGTTGGGGGCGATGTCAGGAAGAACAATGTGCCGGTGTTGGGGGCGATGTCAGGAAGAACAATGTGCCGGTGTGGGGGGAGATGTCAGGAAGAACAATGTGTCGGTGTGGGGGGCGATGTCAGGAAGAACAATGTGCCGGTGTGGGAGGCGATGTCAGGAAGAACAATGTGCCGGTGTGGGGGGCGATGTCAGGAAGAACAATGTGCCGGTGTGGGGGGCGATGTCAGGAAGAACAATGTGCCGGTGTGGGGGGCGATGTCAGGAAGAACAATGTGCCGGTGTGGGGGGCGATGTCAGGAAGAACAATGTGCCGGTGTGGGGGGCGATGTCAGGAAGAACAATGTGCCGGTGTGGGGGGCGATGTCAGGAAGAACAATGTGCCGGTGTGGGAGGCGATGTCAGGAAGAACAATGTGCCGGTGTGGGGGGCGATGTCAGGAAGAACAATGTGCCGGTGTGGGGGGCGATGTCAGGAAGAACAATGTGCCGGTGTGGGGGGCGATGTCAGGAAGAACAATGTGCCGGTGTGGGGGGCGATGTCAGGAAGAACAATGTGCCGGTGTGGGGGGCGATGTCAGGAAGAACAATGTGCCGGTGTGGGAGGCGATGTCAGGAAGAACAATGTGCCGGTGTGGGGGGCGATGTCAGGAAGAACAATGTGCCGGTGTGGGGGGCGATGTCAGGAAGAACAATGTGCCGGTGTGGGGGGAGATGTCAGGAAGAACAATGTGCCGGTGTGGGGGGAGATGTCAGGAAGAACAATGTGCCGGTGTGGGGGGCGATGTCAGGAAGAACAATGTGCCGGTGTGGGGGGAGATGTCAGGAAGAACAATGTGCCGGTGTGGGGGGAGATGTCAGGAAGAACAATGTGCCGGTGTGGGGGGAGATGTCAGGAAGAACAATGTGCCGGTGTGGGGGGAGATGTCAGGAAGAACAATGTGCCGGTGTGGGGGGCGATGTCAGGAAGAACAATGTGCCGGTGTGGGGGGCGATGTCAGGAAGAACAATGTGCCGGTGTGGGGGGCGATGTCAGGAAGAACAATGTGCCGGTGTGGGGGGCGATGTCAGGAAGAACAATGTGCCGGTGTGGGGGGCGATGTCAGGAAGAACAATGTGCCGGTGTGGGAGGCGATGTCAGGAAGAACAATGTGCCGGTGTGGGGGGCGATGTCAGGAAGAACAATGTGCCGGTGTGGGGGGCGATGTCAGGAAGAACAATGTGCCGGTGTGGGAGGCGATGTCAGGAAGAACAATGTGCCGGTGTGGGGGGCGATGTCAGGAAGAACAATGTGCCGGTGTGGGAGGCGATGTCAGGAAGAACAATGTGCCGGTGTGGGGGGCGATGTCAGGAAGAACAATGTGCCGGTGTGGGGGGCGATGTCAGGAAGAACAATGTGCCGGTGTGGGGGGCGAAGTCAAGAAGAACAATGTGCCGGTGTGGGGGGAGATGTCGGGAAGAACAATGTGCCGCTGTGGGGGGAGATGTCGGGAAGAACAATGTGTCAGTGTGGGGGGAGATGTCGGGAAGAACAATGTGTCAGTGTGGGGGGAGATGTCGGGAAGAACAATGTGTCAGTGTGGGGGGAGATGTCGGGAAGAACAATGTGCCAGTGTGGGGGGCGATGTCAGGAAGAACAATGTGCCGGTGTGGGGGGAGATGTCAGGAAGAACAATGTGCCGGTGTGGGGGGAGATGTCAGGAAGAACATTGTGTCAGTGTGAGGGGAGATGTCAGGAAGAACAATGTGCCGGGGTGGGGGGCCATGTCTGGAAGAACAATGTGCGGGGGTGGGGGGCCATGTCAGGAAGAACAATGTGCCGGGGTGGGGGGGCCATGACAGGAAGAACAATGTGCCGGGGTGGGGGGCGATGTCAGGAAGAACATTGTGTCAGTGTGAGGGGAGATGTCAGGAAGAACAATGTGCCGGGGTGGGGGGCCATGTCTGGAAGAACAATGTGCGGGGGTGGGGGGCCATGTCAGGAAGAACAATGTGCCGGTGTGGGGGGCCATGTCAGGAAGAACAATGTGCCGGTGTGGGGGGCCATGTCAGGAAGAACAATGTGCCGGGGTGGGGGGGCGATGTCAGGAAGAACAATGTGCCGGGGTGGGGGGCGATGTCAGGAAGAACAATGTGCCGGTGTGGGGGGAGATGTCAGGAAGAACAATGTGCCAGTGTGGGGGGCGATGTCAGGAAGAACAATGTGCCGGGGTGGGGGGCCATGTCAGGAAGAACAATGTGCCGGTGTGGGGGGCGATGTCAGGAAGAACAATGTGCCGGTGTGGGGGGAGATGTCAGGAAGAACAATGTGCCGGTGTGGGGGGAGATGTCAGGAAGAACAATGTGCCGGTGTGGGGGGAGATGTCAGGAAGAACAATGTGCCGGTGTGGGGGGCGATGTCAGGAAGAACAATGTGCCGGTGTGGGGGGCGATGTCAGGAAGAACAATGTGCCGGGGTGGGGGGCGATGTCAGGAAGAACAATGTGCCGGTGTGGGGGGAGATGTCAGGAAGAACAATGTGCCGGTGTGGGGGGAGATGTCAGGAAGAACAATGTGCCGGTGTGGGGGGCGATGTCAGGAAGAACAATGTGCCGGTGTGGGGGGCGATGTCAGGAAGAACAATGTGCCGGTGTGGGGGGAGATGTCAGGAAGAACAATGTGCCGGTGTGGGGGGAGATGTCAGGAAGAACAATGTGCCGGGGTGGGGGGAGATGTCAGGAAGAATCTGTTGGTGCCATGTAAACAGAAACAATGCAGACAGGTAACCTGGAATCCAAAGGAGCACAGCAGCGATGTAGATCCGTGGGATACACAGAATACACCGGTGGGCGCAGGGGGAGACTCACACACTCGGGTACGGTCCATCCATGCACAGTGCGGGGAGACATATGTACACACATCCTGGGCAGCACACACATATACTTACACCCTGTGACTGTGGCCGTTACCGGGGAGCTCGGGGTGAAGGGTCACGTGTCTGCACGGGTCCGGTAGGGGCTGCAGTATACACTGGCACACGCACACTTGGCGGAAGGTGCTCGCGGACAGACACACAAGCACGGAGAGGAGAGGGCGCGCCGGGATGACGTCAGTCGCTCGGCAACAACTAGTGCTGTCTCGTCGCAGGGTAAAGTGACGTCATCTGCGAGAGCCGGAAACGGAGTCTGGAGGACGGTGTGTTGTGCTGCGTGCTTCTTGTGGCTGCTTCTGTTGTCAGGAGCTGGCGCTGCAGGCGGTGTGCGGAGCAGGTGCAGGGCCGCCGTGTCCCCCGCTGCCTGTGCTCCGCTCCTCCCGGGGCCGCCGTGTCCCCCGCTGCCTGTGCTCCGCTCCTCCCGGGGCCGCCGTGTCCCCCGCTGCCTGTGCTCCGCTCCTCCCGGGGCCGCCGTGTCTCCCGCTGCCCGGGCTCCGCTCCTCCCGGGGCCGCCGTGTCTCCCGCTGCCTGTGCTCCGCTCCTCCCGGGGCCGCCGTTATTACTGTGGTCTGCACTGGGTGTAACGTGTCCGTGCTGGAGTTGGTGCGAGCTGATTCTCAGGAGGCAGTTGAGCCGTCAGGCCTGTGGTGTGTGACTGTTGGAGGGGAGCCATGAGCGCTGCCACCGATCCTCCAGCATCAAACTGTTCCTCTGACTAGGTGGCCTGGTATGACATCACGCCAGACCCGCTAATTCAGGTAAGAGGTGGTTTTGGGGGGTCCCATCCAGTGGTCACAGGTTACTGACCTCGCTGCCGAATCCCTACACAACTCCTGGTCACGGAGGAGACGTTGCGGTCTTCTCCATCCTGTAGTGTTGTATCTATGCCATCTTATACTTCtgcttttcttgtcttgcagggacCCTCCTGTCTGAGCACCGTCTCCTCCAGCGGCATGTGTCCGTCTTCTACCCTCTTAATTTATCCGCACATCATTTAATTGCATGTTTCTGGACCATGATAGGTCTCCTTTGGTCTAGGCTTTGTGGATTAGACAGCCCGGTTCGTCTCAGACGGGCAGAATCCACACGAAGGGTGCTTAGCCTGGAGTTAAACAAAGACCGAAATGTGGAACTAATGCACGAAAATGGAGTTAACAGTCTGGACATTGAGCCGGTGGAAGGACGATATATGTTGTCCGGTGGTGCAGATGGCATCATTGTCCTTTATGATCTGGAACGTTTGAGTCAGACGAGCTCCTATACGTGTAAAGCGCTGTGTAAAGTGGGCAAAGGCCACCCCGATGTTCACAAGTTCAGCGTGGAGACAGTGCAGTGGTACCCACATGACACTGGCATGTTTACATCTAGTTCATTTGACAAGACCCTGAAAATATGGGACACAAACTCCTTACAACTAGCAGAAGTCTTTCAGTTTGACGGGAATGTTTATAGCCACCACATGTCCCCATTGGCAACAAAGCATAGTCTAATCGCAGTTGGGACCAAAAATCCCAAAGTTCAGCTATGTGACTTGAAATCTGGCTCCAGTACACACATATTACAGGGTCATAGGGGGGAAGTCCTGTCAGTCTGCTGGTCTCCACGATATGATAATATCTTAGCCACTGCAAGCGCCGACAGCAAAGTTAAACTATGGGATGTCCGCAAGGCGACTGGCTGCCTCACAACGTTGGACCAACACAATGGAGAAAAGTCTAAATCTTCATCAGAAGCTACCAACACTGCCCACAATGGAAGAGTGAATGGGTTATGCTTTACAAGTGATGGTCTCCATCTCCTGACTGTTGGCACCGATGACAGGATGCGCCTCTGGAACAGCGCTACTGGGGAAAACACTTTGGTCAATTATGGCAAAGTTTCAAATGGCAGCAGAAAAGGTGTCAAGTTTACAGTTTCTTTAGGTTGTAGCCCAGAGTTTGTGTTTGTACCGTATGACAGTACAATTGTTGTGTATACCATTTTCTCTGGGGAAAAAATAAGTGTATTGAGGGGCCATTATAATGATGTGAGCTGTTGTGTTTTCCAGCCTCACTTCCAGGATCTTTACAGTGGCAGCAAAGACTGTAACATTTTAGCATGGGTTCCAGCAGTAAGGGAACCGCTGCCCAACGATGACAGTGAAAAGTTAAGGTCACAGGCACATCTGCATCCTGCCTTTCAAGATGCCTGGAGCAGTAGCGATGAGGATGCGTGAAGCAATCGTTTACATGAAAATAAAAGATGGAAAATGTTTTATGGTGAAATTTATTAGAAGGAAATATTATTTGTATTGATTAGAGTTGCCCTCTAAGAATAGTGATAGATCACACTTGCCTTACCCCCAGCACAGGACCTAAACACTCTTGCTGTAtttgtctaaggccatgttcacacagtgcgtttttactgcagaaccgcagcggtttagcagcttttttccatgcagggtacagtacattgtaccctatggaaaacaggaaccgctgtgcacacgatcctgaattaaaaaaaaaaagcggcgctgaatagctgcgggaaaaaagaaggagcatgtcacttctttgcccgaaacagcagcgtttctgcacccatagacctccattgtgaggtcaaacccgcagtaaaacccgcagatcaaaaatatatctgcgggttttattgcggtttgtggtgcagaaccgctgcagccggaagtgcggggaagcggccggaagtgcggggaagcggccggaagtgcgtgggcggaagtgcttgggcggagagacatggaggcgtaccgtcgcatggggatcgtgattgatttggtatgtgtgtgtgtgcgtgtgcgtgtccccatgcgacgctagtgccaccattgtgctaagtcgccgtatgggactactactcccatccggtattaggatgggagagttgtccctgtgtccggcgacttagcacagttgtaaagttacacaaaacacctacacacaatacacatacatgacacacagtacagtacatacaatacataacatagagtatatactcaccaacagcacacttgtaggcgaagccctcgatcctccaggaaaaaatcacaaaataaaaaatcaaattcatactccctgtccgcagaatccataaaacgagtgtcccacgccgatcggctgctctccggcgatacactaccaggagcgaaagctcctagcagtgtatcgcgtactgtcccggagttca
This window harbors:
- the ERCC8 gene encoding DNA excision repair protein ERCC-8; this encodes MIGLLWSRLCGLDSPVRLRRAESTRRVLSLELNKDRNVELMHENGVNSLDIEPVEGRYMLSGGADGIIVLYDLERLSQTSSYTCKALCKVGKGHPDVHKFSVETVQWYPHDTGMFTSSSFDKTLKIWDTNSLQLAEVFQFDGNVYSHHMSPLATKHSLIAVGTKNPKVQLCDLKSGSSTHILQGHRGEVLSVCWSPRYDNILATASADSKVKLWDVRKATGCLTTLDQHNGEKSKSSSEATNTAHNGRVNGLCFTSDGLHLLTVGTDDRMRLWNSATGENTLVNYGKVSNGSRKGVKFTVSLGCSPEFVFVPYDSTIVVYTIFSGEKISVLRGHYNDVSCCVFQPHFQDLYSGSKDCNILAWVPAVREPLPNDDSEKLRSQAHLHPAFQDAWSSSDEDA